The following proteins are co-located in the Streptosporangium brasiliense genome:
- a CDS encoding TipAS antibiotic-recognition domain-containing protein, translated as MISVFETSFTAEQREQLARRRAGLGPEAVEAARTEWAGLVEELLRHVQDGTPADDPRVQALVGRWDALGGRFHGDGDGGERTRAAARTMWRENSEELGRNLPWPVDRMRDLVHYLERARQAG; from the coding sequence ATGATCTCTGTGTTCGAGACCTCGTTCACGGCAGAACAGCGGGAGCAACTGGCCCGGCGCCGGGCCGGCCTCGGCCCGGAAGCCGTCGAGGCGGCCAGGACCGAATGGGCCGGGCTCGTCGAGGAGCTCCTGCGGCACGTCCAGGACGGCACCCCCGCCGACGATCCGCGGGTGCAGGCCCTGGTCGGCCGCTGGGACGCGCTGGGGGGCCGGTTCCACGGCGACGGCGACGGCGGAGAGCGGACCAGGGCCGCGGCACGGACGATGTGGCGGGAGAACAGCGAGGAACTCGGCCGGAACCTGCCGTGGCCCGTGGACCGGATGCGCGACCTGGTCCACTACCTGGAGCGGGCCCGGCAGGCCGGATGA